A genome region from Cystobacter fuscus DSM 2262 includes the following:
- a CDS encoding ribose-phosphate diphosphokinase, which translates to MELTVFSGTANRALGENLARTLGRPLGRCHLERFPDGELYVEIQEDVRGRNVCLIQPTLPPVGENLMELLLMADACWRAGAARLMAVVPYFGYARQDRRTHPGEALGGKLVVDLLERGRFERVVAVHLHTPALEGCFGMPLEHLDASHLLAEAARPHAGDGAVVVSPDLGAVKLAERYARQLGLPLAIVHKRRMSGSEVSVRGLVGEVRGLRPIIVDDMISTAGTIAATAETVLKEGCAEDITVVATHALLVGPAVERLSQVPIRRLISTDSVPLERTLPFEHAVVGLAPLLADAICRVTSDRR; encoded by the coding sequence ATGGAACTGACCGTCTTCAGTGGCACCGCCAACCGCGCACTCGGTGAGAACCTCGCCCGCACGCTCGGACGGCCCCTGGGCCGCTGCCACCTGGAGCGCTTCCCGGATGGCGAGCTGTACGTGGAAATCCAGGAGGACGTGCGCGGCCGCAACGTGTGCCTCATCCAGCCCACGCTGCCCCCCGTGGGCGAGAACCTGATGGAGCTGCTCTTGATGGCGGACGCGTGCTGGCGCGCGGGCGCGGCGCGGCTCATGGCGGTGGTGCCCTACTTCGGCTACGCGCGGCAGGATCGACGCACCCACCCGGGCGAGGCGCTCGGCGGCAAGCTGGTGGTGGACCTCCTGGAGCGCGGCCGCTTCGAGCGCGTGGTGGCGGTGCACCTGCACACCCCGGCGCTGGAGGGCTGTTTCGGCATGCCGCTGGAGCACCTGGACGCCAGCCACCTGCTGGCCGAGGCCGCGCGGCCCCACGCGGGAGACGGCGCGGTGGTGGTGTCGCCGGACCTGGGCGCGGTGAAGCTCGCCGAGCGCTACGCGCGCCAGCTCGGACTGCCCCTGGCCATCGTGCACAAGCGCCGCATGAGTGGCTCCGAGGTGAGTGTCCGGGGACTCGTGGGCGAGGTGCGCGGCCTGCGGCCCATCATCGTGGACGACATGATCTCCACCGCGGGCACCATCGCCGCCACGGCGGAGACGGTGCTCAAGGAGGGCTGCGCCGAGGACATCACCGTGGTGGCCACCCACGCGCTGCTGGTGGGCCCCGCGGTGGAGCGGCTGAGCCAGGTGCCCATCCGCCGCCTCATCTCCACCGACAGTGTGCCGCTCGAGCGCACGCTCCCCTTCGAGCACGCGGTGGTGGGACTCGCCCCGCTGCTCGCCGACGCCATCTGCCGCGTCACCTCCGACCGGAGATGA
- the orn gene encoding oligoribonuclease, protein MPASAPPPPCFVWLDLEMTGLDPDDSAIIEIGVIITGPDLVPRAEMERVIWQPEEVLARMEPIVREMHTRNGLAKRVRESQTSLRVAEKEITALVSQHCDVGEGILCGNSIHTDRRFLVKYMPMLDRYLHYRQVDVSSLKVLASAWYPDKVAQRKAPSGHTALADLRSSIAELTHYRTHLFVPPTTTPGGNT, encoded by the coding sequence ATGCCCGCATCCGCCCCGCCGCCCCCGTGTTTCGTCTGGCTCGATCTGGAGATGACCGGACTCGACCCCGACGACTCCGCCATCATCGAGATTGGCGTCATCATCACCGGCCCGGACCTGGTGCCCCGGGCGGAGATGGAGCGCGTCATCTGGCAGCCCGAGGAGGTGCTCGCGCGCATGGAGCCCATCGTCCGGGAGATGCACACGCGCAATGGTCTGGCCAAGCGCGTGCGCGAGTCGCAGACGTCCCTGCGCGTGGCGGAGAAGGAGATCACCGCCCTGGTGTCGCAGCACTGCGACGTGGGCGAGGGCATCCTCTGCGGCAATTCCATCCACACCGACCGGCGCTTCCTGGTGAAGTACATGCCGATGCTCGACCGCTACCTGCACTACCGCCAGGTGGACGTGTCGAGCCTCAAGGTGCTGGCGAGCGCGTGGTACCCGGACAAGGTGGCCCAGCGCAAGGCGCCCTCGGGGCACACGGCGCTGGCGGACTTGCGCTCGAGCATCGCCGAGCTCACGCACTACCGCACCCACCTGTTCGTGCCCCCCACGACGACTCCGGGCGGCAACACCTGA
- a CDS encoding AAA family ATPase: protein MYINRLHVKNLKRMRDLSLDFTHEGKPRMWTVLVAENGACKTTLLQAIALVASGSDRANQLADVPSLPDLRRPAEDSVQLRADFEFGTRMEKWRVFPEASKVFFKEQRSPGLRSSLDIEPRQSTFRGTSLFASVNALASSADNHLPSDSNVMVARLKRLLSEIKEEEEGTPFSWKLEGEDVRSDAALLSWLGGYALALQNPLAEARAKSLPGWFVAGYGTQRQLPVPLSASELKDRVLNRLEPLFGKAPLVGTGFANQFADTPRFEPFIHALEKVFVDNHLLPHVEAVELRGRGGVTQPGDLVRSHSFEFAFSGQKTKIPATWLSQGYQSTIAWIADLIGQMYLDIGEAIPLEDMEGMVLIDELDLHLHPRWQVRLVPVLKRVFPRMQFIVTTHSPMLLPALERHEMIMLRLDEHGDVVAEAPPTWPKLMTGSEIYSSFFNIQKP, encoded by the coding sequence ATGTACATCAACCGGCTGCACGTGAAGAACCTGAAGCGCATGCGGGACCTCTCCCTCGACTTCACGCACGAGGGAAAGCCCCGGATGTGGACCGTGCTCGTCGCGGAAAACGGGGCGTGCAAGACGACGTTGCTCCAGGCGATCGCCCTGGTGGCGAGTGGCTCGGATCGTGCCAACCAACTGGCGGATGTGCCCTCGCTGCCGGACTTGAGGCGACCGGCCGAGGACTCCGTGCAGCTTCGCGCTGATTTCGAATTCGGTACCAGAATGGAGAAATGGCGCGTTTTTCCCGAGGCCTCCAAGGTCTTCTTCAAGGAGCAGCGCTCCCCGGGCCTGCGAAGTTCTCTGGACATCGAGCCTCGACAGTCGACGTTCCGGGGAACATCCCTGTTTGCCTCCGTCAATGCGCTCGCGTCCTCTGCTGACAACCATCTTCCCTCTGATTCCAATGTGATGGTGGCTCGCCTCAAGAGGTTGTTGTCGGAAATCAAGGAGGAGGAGGAAGGGACACCTTTCAGTTGGAAGCTCGAGGGGGAGGACGTGCGTTCCGATGCCGCCCTTTTGTCTTGGTTGGGCGGCTATGCACTTGCTCTTCAGAACCCCCTCGCGGAAGCCCGTGCGAAATCCCTTCCGGGCTGGTTTGTCGCTGGCTACGGCACGCAGCGTCAGCTACCGGTGCCGCTCAGCGCGTCCGAGCTGAAGGATCGTGTGCTCAACCGGCTCGAGCCGCTTTTTGGCAAGGCACCGCTCGTCGGTACGGGCTTCGCCAACCAGTTCGCCGATACGCCGCGTTTCGAGCCCTTCATCCACGCGCTCGAGAAGGTATTCGTCGACAATCATCTGCTGCCTCATGTGGAGGCGGTCGAACTGCGCGGCCGGGGCGGAGTGACGCAGCCGGGCGATCTGGTCCGATCCCACAGCTTCGAGTTCGCGTTCTCCGGTCAGAAGACGAAGATCCCCGCCACCTGGCTCTCGCAGGGCTACCAGTCGACCATCGCGTGGATCGCCGATCTCATCGGGCAGATGTACCTCGACATCGGTGAGGCCATTCCCCTGGAGGACATGGAGGGCATGGTGCTCATCGACGAGCTCGATCTCCACCTCCATCCCCGGTGGCAGGTGCGGCTCGTGCCGGTGCTCAAGCGCGTGTTTCCGCGCATGCAGTTCATCGTGACGACCCACTCGCCCATGCTCCTGCCCGCGCTCGAGCGGCATGAGATGATCATGCTCCGCCTGGACGAGCACGGCGACGTCGTGGCCGAGGCGCCTCCCACCTGGCCCAAGTTGATGACGGGCAGTGAAATCTACTCGAGCTTCTTCAACATCCAGAAGCCTTGA
- a CDS encoding PAS domain S-box protein, producing the protein MSPLRRPPAFWHRFLAVRWLIPLIILVAALCFFLYTFEADVAQGHLQTEKQAVAEMTLRMTHLNSMIEYLLRNGQLDAARKELSTLSGNSTLQQGLLLDEQQRVLASIRPVQVGLPLRDAWPQLDPAEHARRLATMFEHMAGNVHLSEDRQQVVGYYPITLQSSPEGTRHGLLLLRQDLTAQKHARQVEAERWAARSCLVVAVLVCLVSLVVHLVLGRRMQRLTATAHRLARGELHARAHLRGVDEVGLLGRAFDFMAEQIDHGNRQLQESQERTRALLDSTAEAIFGLDLEGRCTFCNRAALRLSGHEHADELLGRSLHSIIHPGREPSGDCRVCESFREEGALHGDDEVLPHPRDGDVPVEYWSHPVTRGGERVGSVVTFVDIRERKRAESTRRRMEEGFRALIEYSPDAIFLHRAGTLLFANRAAATLLGHASPESLRGLPVSELVLPGEEAALTVTSQAGLPREVRLRRPDGRQAVGEVMTVSLLFEGLATVACITRDITERRQVQERILATERMVSLGTLAAGVAHEINNPLAYLLSNLRFVDAEVRDMAGHVAELSGEAGLEIQQALREAIDGGNRVRDIVRDLRTFSRGGDDLRSPVDIHTVLDSCANMARSEIRHRARLVKNYGTVPRVFANDSRLGQLFLNLLVNAAQAIPHGNAHRNEIRVTTTCEGGQVLVEIQDTGVGIPPEHLSRLFDPFFTTKPVGVGTGMGLSVCHGIVTAQGGRISVESHPNQGSTFRVVLPAIETPLEHFGLDEPERAAS; encoded by the coding sequence ATGAGCCCCCTGCGCAGGCCCCCAGCCTTCTGGCACCGCTTCCTGGCGGTGCGCTGGCTCATCCCGCTCATCATCCTCGTCGCCGCGCTGTGCTTCTTCCTCTACACCTTCGAGGCGGACGTGGCGCAGGGCCACCTGCAGACGGAGAAACAAGCCGTCGCGGAGATGACCCTGCGGATGACGCACCTCAACAGCATGATCGAGTACCTGCTGCGCAACGGGCAGCTCGACGCGGCGCGCAAGGAGCTCTCCACCCTGAGCGGCAACTCCACCCTGCAGCAGGGGCTGCTGCTGGACGAGCAGCAGCGGGTGCTGGCCTCCATCCGGCCCGTGCAAGTCGGACTGCCCCTGCGGGACGCCTGGCCCCAGCTCGACCCGGCCGAGCACGCCCGACGCCTCGCCACCATGTTCGAGCACATGGCCGGCAACGTGCACCTGAGCGAGGACCGACAGCAGGTGGTGGGCTACTACCCCATCACCCTCCAGAGCAGCCCCGAGGGCACCCGGCACGGCCTGCTCCTGCTGCGCCAGGACCTGACGGCCCAGAAGCACGCGCGCCAGGTGGAGGCCGAGCGGTGGGCGGCGCGCTCCTGTCTGGTGGTCGCGGTGCTGGTGTGCCTGGTCAGCCTCGTGGTGCACCTGGTGCTCGGACGGCGGATGCAGCGGCTGACCGCCACCGCGCACCGGCTCGCCCGGGGCGAGCTGCACGCGCGCGCCCACCTCCGGGGCGTGGACGAGGTGGGCCTGCTCGGCCGGGCCTTCGACTTCATGGCCGAGCAGATCGACCACGGCAACCGCCAGCTCCAGGAAAGCCAGGAGCGAACCCGCGCCCTGCTCGACTCCACCGCCGAGGCCATCTTCGGCCTGGACCTCGAGGGCCGCTGCACCTTCTGCAACCGCGCCGCCCTGCGCCTGTCGGGCCACGAGCACGCGGACGAGCTCCTGGGCCGCTCGCTGCACTCCATCATCCACCCCGGCCGCGAGCCGTCCGGCGATTGCCGCGTGTGCGAGTCCTTCCGCGAGGAGGGCGCCCTGCACGGCGACGACGAGGTGCTGCCGCACCCCCGCGACGGCGACGTGCCCGTGGAGTACTGGTCCCACCCGGTGACGCGCGGTGGCGAGCGCGTGGGCTCGGTGGTGACGTTCGTGGACATCCGCGAGCGCAAACGCGCGGAGTCCACCCGCCGGCGCATGGAGGAGGGCTTCCGCGCCCTCATCGAGTACTCGCCGGACGCCATCTTCCTGCACCGCGCCGGCACCCTGCTGTTCGCCAACCGCGCCGCCGCCACGCTCCTGGGGCATGCGAGCCCCGAGTCCCTGCGCGGCCTGCCGGTGTCGGAGCTGGTGCTGCCCGGCGAGGAGGCCGCCCTCACGGTGACGAGCCAGGCGGGGCTGCCCCGCGAGGTGCGCTTGCGCCGCCCCGATGGCCGCCAGGCGGTGGGCGAGGTGATGACCGTGTCGCTGCTCTTCGAGGGCCTGGCCACCGTGGCCTGCATCACCCGCGACATCACCGAGCGCCGCCAGGTGCAGGAGCGCATCCTCGCCACCGAGCGCATGGTGTCCCTGGGCACGCTCGCCGCGGGCGTGGCCCATGAAATCAACAACCCCCTGGCCTACCTGCTCAGCAACCTGCGCTTCGTGGACGCCGAGGTGCGCGACATGGCCGGGCACGTGGCCGAGCTGTCCGGCGAAGCGGGCCTGGAAATCCAGCAGGCGCTGCGCGAGGCCATCGACGGCGGCAACCGCGTGCGCGACATCGTGCGCGACTTGAGGACGTTCTCGCGCGGCGGGGATGACCTGCGCAGCCCCGTGGACATCCACACCGTGCTCGACTCGTGCGCGAACATGGCCCGGAGTGAGATCCGCCACCGCGCCCGGCTGGTGAAGAACTACGGGACGGTGCCACGCGTGTTCGCCAATGACTCGCGGCTCGGGCAGCTCTTCCTCAACCTGCTCGTCAACGCCGCGCAGGCCATTCCCCACGGCAACGCCCACCGCAACGAGATCCGCGTCACCACCACGTGCGAGGGGGGTCAGGTGCTGGTGGAGATCCAGGACACGGGCGTGGGCATCCCCCCGGAGCACCTCAGCCGTCTCTTCGACCCCTTCTTCACCACCAAACCCGTGGGCGTCGGCACCGGAATGGGACTGTCCGTCTGCCACGGCATCGTCACCGCTCAGGGCGGGCGCATCTCCGTGGAGAGCCACCCCAACCAAGGCAGCACCTTCCGCGTGGTGCTGCCCGCCATCGAGACTCCTCTGGAGCACTTCGGCCTCGACGAGCCCGAGCGCGCCGCCTCCTGA
- a CDS encoding response regulator: MSKLLIVDDEVAILEALTDILSVEGYEVSTAANGAEGLQQVGRDRPDLILLDLMMPVMDGQEMLRRLKDDPSLRSIPVVVMSAGRVTKAELQGSRFLAKPFELDDLLDTVTAELNKKA; the protein is encoded by the coding sequence ATGAGCAAGCTGCTCATCGTGGACGACGAGGTGGCCATCCTCGAGGCCCTCACCGACATCCTCTCCGTGGAGGGCTACGAGGTCTCCACCGCCGCCAACGGCGCCGAGGGGCTGCAGCAGGTGGGCCGCGACCGGCCGGACCTCATCCTCCTGGACTTGATGATGCCGGTGATGGACGGCCAGGAGATGCTGCGCCGGCTCAAGGACGACCCGTCCCTGCGCTCCATCCCCGTGGTGGTGATGAGCGCCGGGCGGGTGACGAAGGCGGAGCTGCAGGGCAGCCGCTTCCTCGCCAAGCCCTTCGAGCTGGATGACCTGCTGGACACCGTCACCGCGGAGCTGAACAAGAAGGCGTGA
- a CDS encoding ATPase domain-containing protein, translating into MSDIKPTEEPVRRVVTGSSGLDALLNGGWVHGGTYMVSGAPGTGKTVLGNQLCFSHVAGGGRAVFITMLSESHERMMTHLRGMRFFRREVIGQFLHYVSAYATLKAEGLEGLSRLLYRAVREHQATVLVVDGLLAAQESAGSVLVFREFLHALGVHNAMAGCTTLVLTNRQENAADPQFAMVDGVLVLEMHLEGLRSVRTLEVTKLRGEPQLTGRHVFEINAEGLVVYPRLEAFVPPPREEPAASARRLGFGVPSLDEMLSGGVPERSSSLLSGAPGSGKTLLGMHFLAEGVRRGEKGLYFGFGETRDRLLAKAQGVGLKLAPALASGGLVVESRSPVECLPDARAHELLALVERHQARRLVLDGLELLPHMMDPRRTLGFVTALLNALRARGVTPLLLQRTPLLFGPREEGPLQGLEALIDNIVFLRYVELRSRLYRMLSIFKMSESPYESTSREFSLSSRGIDVADSSESAENILQGRHRPRAAKRPSTRSKAAPRRPLKRGGRA; encoded by the coding sequence GTGAGTGACATCAAGCCAACCGAGGAGCCCGTGCGCCGCGTGGTGACCGGTTCGTCCGGACTGGACGCGCTGCTCAACGGCGGCTGGGTCCACGGGGGAACCTACATGGTCTCGGGAGCCCCGGGGACGGGGAAGACCGTGCTGGGCAACCAGCTGTGCTTCTCGCACGTGGCCGGCGGCGGGCGCGCCGTCTTCATCACCATGCTCTCCGAGTCGCACGAGCGGATGATGACGCACCTGCGCGGCATGCGCTTCTTCCGGCGCGAGGTGATTGGCCAGTTTCTGCACTACGTGAGCGCCTACGCCACGCTCAAGGCCGAGGGGCTCGAGGGGCTGTCGCGGCTGCTCTACCGCGCGGTGCGCGAGCACCAGGCGACGGTGCTGGTGGTGGATGGGCTCTTGGCGGCGCAGGAGAGCGCCGGCTCGGTGCTCGTCTTCCGCGAGTTCCTCCACGCCCTGGGGGTGCACAACGCGATGGCCGGCTGCACCACGCTGGTGCTCACCAACCGCCAGGAGAACGCGGCGGACCCTCAATTCGCCATGGTGGATGGGGTGCTCGTGCTGGAGATGCACCTGGAGGGCCTGCGCTCCGTGCGCACGCTGGAGGTGACGAAGCTGCGCGGCGAGCCGCAACTCACCGGCCGGCACGTCTTCGAGATCAACGCCGAGGGGCTCGTGGTGTACCCGCGCCTGGAGGCGTTCGTTCCGCCCCCGCGCGAGGAGCCAGCGGCCTCCGCGCGGCGGCTGGGCTTCGGGGTGCCGAGCCTGGACGAGATGCTCTCGGGCGGCGTGCCGGAGCGCTCCTCCTCGCTGCTGTCCGGAGCACCCGGCAGTGGCAAGACGCTCTTGGGGATGCACTTCCTGGCGGAGGGGGTGCGGCGAGGAGAGAAGGGCCTGTACTTCGGCTTCGGAGAGACGCGCGACCGGCTGCTCGCGAAGGCCCAGGGCGTGGGCCTGAAGCTGGCCCCGGCGCTGGCGTCGGGCGGGCTGGTGGTGGAGTCACGCAGCCCGGTGGAGTGCCTGCCCGATGCCCGGGCGCACGAGCTGCTCGCGCTCGTGGAGCGCCACCAGGCGCGCCGGCTCGTGCTGGATGGCCTGGAACTGCTCCCGCATATGATGGACCCGCGGCGCACGCTCGGCTTCGTCACCGCGCTGCTCAACGCGCTGCGCGCGCGCGGCGTCACCCCGCTGCTGCTCCAGCGCACGCCCCTGCTCTTCGGGCCGCGCGAGGAAGGGCCGTTGCAGGGATTGGAAGCACTCATCGACAACATCGTCTTCCTCCGCTATGTGGAGCTGCGCTCGCGGCTGTACCGGATGCTCTCCATCTTCAAGATGAGCGAGAGCCCCTACGAGTCCACGTCGCGTGAGTTCTCCCTCTCCTCGCGGGGTATCGACGTGGCGGACAGCTCCGAGAGCGCCGAGAACATCCTCCAGGGCCGGCACCGGCCGCGGGCCGCCAAGCGCCCCTCCACCCGGAGCAAGGCCGCGCCCCGGCGGCCCCTCAAGCGCGGAGGTCGCGCATGA
- a CDS encoding M1 family metallopeptidase, which yields MLRTFRRAALVLSAALTACATRLEVSAAPASASAPGAAPAAPRSPPVSPTLRLPTGVRPTGYSAELTLDPTQPTFQGVLDIDLDVKETTRTVWLLGHELTVKEASLTVGGVPVAVSQVKGTGDFLGFQPEAALGPGPAHLRLVYEGVLSEREVSGAFRALEAGDWYAFTQFEPLGARRVFPCFDEPGFKVPWQLTFHVPAGLTVVTNTPVVSQEPGGEGGTTWRFARTQPLPSYLVAFGVGPFDFLEAPASGEKAVRTRIVTTRGRAAEGAHAARVTPGLLAWLERYFGVPYPYEKLDVLAVPLFQGAMENPGLVTFNSELMLAREEEDSVERQRSFYETQAHELAHQWFGNLVTMQWWDDLWLNEAFASWAASRAVADTQPSWDEPLTRVGARSRTLTADSLLSARRIRQPIQGEDDIFNAFDGITYGKGAAVLYMTEQWLGPDVFQRGARRHLRAHEHGSATASDFIAALSAEAQRDVSGVLDSFLEQGGAPLITARLDCSARVPEVELTQRRFLPLGSAGGTQQLWKVPVCVRHGTGARAARACTLLETETARLPLPEARGCPAWLEPNADGAGYYRTSVDARMLSRLLSTDSRHLSRAERVALLGDMRALVGAGAMPAADALGLLPGLAGEKDLRVFQSSLELLELMKPSLLSEPRQADRQRFLRDTYGARARALGFTPRATEDVDTRLLRPLLLELAGKQGGDPRLTAEARRLTERWLGGDTRAIDAELVESTLATAAAWGDAALHARMMTALSAATERKRREEILGALRDFHQADLVQRNLGLLLEPAVDLREVWRLLFGAASDVRSRDVASAFVSKNYDALAARMPDEQVAYLAAVASSYCDPVHRQETAAFFTERMTRAAGGPRSLALVLESIDLCIAFKAAQGPSIESFLAAPRRAR from the coding sequence ATGCTCAGAACCTTTCGCCGCGCGGCGCTCGTCCTGTCGGCCGCCTTGACGGCGTGCGCCACCCGTCTCGAGGTGTCCGCTGCACCCGCCTCCGCGTCCGCGCCTGGCGCCGCCCCGGCGGCCCCGCGCTCCCCTCCGGTGTCGCCCACCCTGCGCCTGCCCACGGGCGTGCGGCCCACGGGGTACTCGGCCGAGCTGACCCTGGACCCCACCCAGCCCACCTTCCAGGGGGTGCTCGACATCGACCTGGACGTCAAGGAGACCACGCGGACGGTGTGGCTGTTGGGCCATGAGCTCACGGTGAAGGAGGCGTCCCTGACGGTGGGGGGCGTGCCGGTGGCGGTCTCCCAGGTGAAGGGCACGGGGGACTTCCTCGGCTTCCAGCCCGAGGCGGCGCTTGGGCCCGGTCCCGCGCACCTGCGCCTCGTCTACGAGGGCGTGCTGTCCGAGCGCGAGGTGAGCGGGGCCTTCCGCGCGCTCGAGGCGGGTGACTGGTATGCCTTCACCCAGTTCGAGCCGCTCGGGGCGCGGCGGGTCTTCCCGTGCTTCGACGAGCCGGGCTTCAAGGTGCCCTGGCAGCTCACCTTCCACGTGCCCGCGGGCCTGACGGTGGTCACCAACACGCCCGTGGTGAGCCAGGAGCCGGGGGGCGAGGGAGGCACCACCTGGCGCTTCGCCCGGACGCAGCCGCTGCCCAGCTATCTCGTCGCCTTTGGGGTGGGCCCCTTCGACTTCCTGGAGGCCCCGGCCTCGGGGGAGAAGGCCGTGCGCACCCGCATCGTCACCACCCGGGGCCGTGCCGCCGAGGGCGCCCATGCCGCCCGGGTGACGCCCGGACTGCTCGCCTGGCTGGAGCGCTACTTCGGCGTGCCCTATCCCTACGAGAAGCTGGACGTGCTCGCCGTGCCCCTGTTCCAGGGGGCCATGGAGAATCCGGGCCTGGTGACGTTCAACTCGGAGCTGATGCTGGCCCGCGAGGAGGAGGACTCCGTGGAGCGTCAGCGCTCCTTCTACGAAACGCAGGCGCACGAGCTGGCGCACCAGTGGTTCGGCAACCTCGTCACCATGCAGTGGTGGGATGACCTGTGGCTCAACGAGGCCTTCGCCTCCTGGGCCGCGAGCCGCGCCGTCGCGGACACCCAGCCCTCGTGGGACGAGCCCCTGACGCGGGTGGGCGCCCGCTCGCGCACGTTGACCGCGGACAGCCTGCTGTCGGCGCGCCGCATCCGCCAGCCCATCCAGGGCGAGGACGACATCTTCAACGCCTTCGACGGCATCACCTACGGCAAGGGCGCGGCGGTGTTGTACATGACGGAGCAGTGGCTGGGCCCGGACGTCTTCCAGCGCGGGGCGCGCCGCCACCTGCGCGCGCACGAGCACGGCAGTGCCACCGCGAGCGACTTCATCGCCGCCCTGTCGGCGGAGGCGCAGCGGGACGTGTCGGGGGTGTTGGACTCCTTCCTGGAGCAGGGCGGTGCGCCGCTCATCACCGCCCGGCTGGATTGCTCGGCCCGGGTGCCCGAGGTGGAACTCACCCAGCGCCGCTTCCTGCCCCTGGGCTCCGCGGGTGGCACGCAGCAGCTCTGGAAGGTGCCGGTGTGCGTGCGCCATGGCACGGGGGCCCGGGCGGCACGCGCCTGTACGCTCCTGGAGACCGAGACGGCCCGTCTGCCGCTGCCCGAGGCCCGGGGCTGCCCCGCCTGGCTCGAGCCCAACGCGGACGGGGCGGGCTACTACCGCACCTCCGTGGACGCGCGGATGCTCAGCCGACTGCTCTCCACCGACAGCCGTCACCTCTCGCGCGCCGAGCGCGTGGCCCTTCTCGGGGACATGCGGGCCCTGGTGGGCGCTGGGGCGATGCCCGCCGCGGACGCGCTCGGCCTGCTGCCGGGGCTGGCCGGGGAGAAGGACCTGCGGGTGTTCCAGTCCTCGCTGGAGCTGTTGGAGCTGATGAAGCCCTCGCTGCTGTCCGAGCCGCGCCAGGCCGACCGCCAGCGCTTCCTGCGCGACACCTATGGCGCGCGGGCCCGGGCGCTCGGTTTCACGCCGCGCGCCACCGAGGACGTGGACACGCGGCTGCTGCGGCCCCTGCTGCTCGAGCTCGCCGGCAAGCAGGGCGGGGACCCGCGGCTCACGGCGGAGGCCCGGCGCCTGACGGAGCGGTGGCTCGGGGGGGACACCCGGGCGATCGACGCCGAGCTGGTGGAGTCCACGCTGGCCACCGCCGCCGCCTGGGGCGACGCGGCCCTGCACGCGAGGATGATGACGGCGTTGAGCGCGGCGACGGAGCGCAAGCGGCGGGAGGAGATCCTCGGCGCGCTGCGCGACTTCCACCAGGCGGACCTGGTCCAACGCAACCTGGGGTTGCTGCTGGAGCCGGCCGTGGATCTGCGCGAGGTGTGGCGGTTGTTGTTCGGCGCGGCCAGCGACGTGCGCTCGCGGGATGTGGCCTCCGCCTTCGTGTCGAAGAACTACGACGCGCTCGCCGCGCGCATGCCGGATGAGCAGGTGGCGTACCTCGCGGCGGTCGCCTCGTCCTACTGCGATCCCGTGCACCGCCAGGAAACCGCCGCGTTCTTCACCGAGCGCATGACGCGTGCCGCCGGAGGCCCCCGCTCCCTCGCCCTGGTGCTGGAGTCCATCGACCTGTGCATCGCCTTCAAGGCGGCCCAGGGCCCGAGCATCGAGTCCTTCCTCGCCGCGCCGCGGCGCGCGCGCTAG
- a CDS encoding enoyl-CoA hydratase has protein sequence MSDTLLSHLEAGVLTLTFNRPQKKNAFTGEMYSLAAQALRDADKDDAVRVVVLAGAGGTFTAGNDLKDFLENPPTGEDSPVFRFLHTLAHFTRPIVARVEGVAVGIGTTLLLHCDYVAASERAVFSMPFVNLGLSPEGASSLLLPRLAGMALASELLMFGEPFDAATALRAGLVNRVVPDAELEALVKSRAAALASRPVESVRLTKKLLREPLRAAVDETLSREGALFMQRLASAEAREAFNAFLSKKK, from the coding sequence ATGTCCGACACGCTGCTCAGCCACCTGGAAGCCGGAGTCCTCACCCTCACCTTCAACCGGCCGCAGAAGAAGAACGCCTTCACCGGCGAGATGTACTCGCTCGCGGCCCAGGCGCTGCGCGACGCGGACAAGGATGACGCCGTGCGCGTCGTGGTGCTCGCCGGCGCGGGCGGCACCTTCACCGCCGGTAACGATTTGAAGGACTTCCTGGAGAATCCGCCCACGGGCGAGGACTCCCCCGTGTTCCGCTTCCTGCACACGCTCGCCCACTTCACCCGGCCCATCGTGGCGCGCGTGGAGGGCGTGGCGGTGGGCATCGGCACCACACTGCTGCTGCACTGTGACTACGTGGCCGCCAGCGAGCGCGCCGTCTTCAGCATGCCCTTCGTCAACCTGGGCCTGAGCCCCGAGGGTGCCTCGAGTCTGCTGTTGCCCCGCCTGGCCGGCATGGCGCTCGCCTCCGAGCTGCTCATGTTCGGCGAGCCCTTCGACGCCGCCACCGCCCTGCGCGCGGGGCTCGTCAACCGGGTGGTGCCCGACGCGGAGCTCGAGGCGCTGGTGAAATCGCGCGCCGCCGCGCTCGCCTCCCGGCCCGTGGAGTCCGTGCGCCTCACCAAGAAGCTGCTGCGCGAGCCCCTGCGCGCCGCCGTGGACGAAACCCTCTCGCGCGAGGGCGCTCTCTTCATGCAACGGCTCGCATCCGCCGAGGCCCGCGAGGCCTTCAACGCCTTCCTGTCCAAGAAAAAATAA